A section of the Bradyrhizobium oligotrophicum S58 genome encodes:
- a CDS encoding IclR family transcriptional regulator, with amino-acid sequence MTLPEQDSASSLRRALRLLRILAEGDPAGLRLKDIAEAAGCGQPTAHRILQDLAAEGFAEQVAGKRYRLALDFYVLAARAGQASGLREAARPALLRLSATLSDTIFLLVRNGFDAVCLDRVEGPFPIRSFTGDIGGKVPLGLGQGSLAILAHLPEDEQEAVIRFNIPRLLDRGFLDEASLRSALAQARAQGWVNTSTGLIPGMAGLGVPVLDAKGRAVAALSVGTLAERLNADRLPHVVKILQGEAQALAGKLNPFDVALRYPSRSLSTIGGS; translated from the coding sequence ATGACGTTGCCTGAACAGGACTCCGCTTCAAGTCTCCGCCGCGCCCTCAGGCTGCTCCGCATTCTGGCCGAGGGCGACCCGGCCGGGCTGCGGCTGAAGGACATCGCCGAGGCGGCCGGATGTGGCCAGCCGACGGCCCACCGCATACTGCAGGATCTCGCTGCCGAAGGTTTTGCCGAGCAGGTCGCCGGCAAGCGCTATCGCCTCGCTCTCGACTTCTATGTGCTCGCCGCACGCGCCGGCCAGGCCAGCGGCCTGCGCGAGGCCGCGCGTCCGGCGCTGCTGCGATTGTCCGCGACGCTGAGCGACACGATCTTCCTGCTGGTGCGCAACGGCTTCGACGCGGTCTGCCTCGATCGTGTCGAGGGTCCGTTTCCGATCCGCTCCTTCACCGGCGATATCGGCGGCAAAGTGCCGCTCGGGCTCGGCCAGGGCAGCCTCGCCATCCTCGCTCATTTGCCCGAGGACGAGCAGGAGGCGGTGATCCGCTTCAACATCCCGCGCCTGCTCGATCGCGGCTTCCTTGACGAGGCGTCGCTGCGCAGCGCGCTGGCGCAGGCGCGCGCGCAGGGCTGGGTCAACACCAGCACCGGGCTCATTCCCGGCATGGCCGGCCTCGGCGTGCCGGTGCTGGACGCAAAGGGCCGCGCCGTCGCGGCGCTCAGCGTCGGCACCCTGGCGGAGCGGCTCAATGCCGACCGCCTTCCGCACGTGGTGAAGATTCTGCAGGGCGAAGCACAGGCATTGGCCGGCAAGCTCAACCCGTTCGACGTCGCGCTGCGTTATCCCTCGCGGAGCTTGAGCACGATCGGGGGAAGTTGA
- a CDS encoding FAD/NAD(P)-dependent oxidoreductase produces MARPISSATASAGRISYDGLVLATGATDRVLPIPGWTLPGVFTLGGAQIALKAQGCAIGKRVVFAGSGPLLYLVAWQYMKAGVEVAAVLDAAPLAAKLNLLRALPLAPGIVLRGVRMAAELTLRGTRVVFGADRLSIEGEGRVARIVYRDGGREHAIACDGVGYGLNLRSETQAADLAGCAFRFDPRDRAHLPVRDASGRSSVAGVYLAGDGARIAGADAAEAAGERAALALLQDRGLSHDSSRAAVLERALVKIDRLRDVLEAAFPYPSQWAPEIADDTLLCRCEEITTGEALRAIRDFTLTEINRLKAVTRIGMGRCQGRMCGAAAAELLAAQTRRDIDAVGRLRAQAPIKPIPLAAGLSIDARQHDPAH; encoded by the coding sequence ATGGCGCGGCCGATATCATCAGCGACGGCGTCAGCCGGACGTATCAGCTATGACGGGCTGGTTCTCGCGACCGGCGCCACCGATCGTGTGCTGCCGATTCCCGGCTGGACCCTGCCGGGCGTGTTTACGCTCGGTGGCGCGCAGATTGCGCTGAAGGCGCAAGGCTGCGCGATCGGCAAGCGCGTGGTGTTCGCAGGCTCCGGCCCGCTGCTCTATCTCGTCGCGTGGCAATACATGAAGGCCGGCGTCGAGGTCGCGGCCGTGCTCGATGCCGCACCGCTTGCAGCGAAGCTCAATCTGCTGCGCGCGCTGCCGCTCGCGCCCGGCATCGTGCTGCGTGGCGTGCGGATGGCGGCCGAGTTGACGCTGCGCGGCACGCGCGTCGTGTTCGGCGCCGACCGCCTCTCAATCGAGGGGGAGGGCAGGGTCGCGCGTATCGTCTATCGCGACGGTGGTCGCGAACACGCGATCGCCTGCGACGGCGTCGGCTATGGCCTCAACCTGCGCTCGGAGACTCAAGCGGCCGATCTCGCCGGCTGCGCCTTCCGCTTCGATCCGCGCGACCGCGCGCATCTGCCGGTGCGCGATGCCAGTGGCCGCAGCAGCGTCGCGGGCGTCTATCTCGCGGGCGACGGCGCCCGCATCGCGGGAGCCGATGCCGCGGAGGCCGCAGGCGAACGCGCCGCGCTGGCATTGTTGCAGGATCGCGGTCTATCGCACGACAGCAGCCGGGCCGCCGTGCTCGAGCGCGCGCTCGTAAAGATCGACCGCCTGCGCGACGTGCTCGAAGCCGCCTTTCCCTATCCATCGCAATGGGCGCCTGAGATCGCCGACGACACGCTGTTGTGCCGTTGCGAGGAGATCACGACCGGCGAGGCGCTGCGCGCGATCCGCGACTTCACGTTGACCGAGATCAACCGGCTGAAGGCGGTGACGCGTATCGGCATGGGCCGCTGTCAGGGCCGCATGTGCGGTGCTGCCGCCGCAGAACTGCTGGCCGCGCAGACGCGCCGTGACATCGACGCGGTTGGCCGGCTGCGTGCGCAGGCACCGATCAAGCCGATCCCTTTGGCTGCAGGCCTGTCGATCGACGCGAGGCAGCATGACCCGGCGCATTGA
- a CDS encoding NAD(P)/FAD-dependent oxidoreductase encodes MTRRIDCDVAIIGGGLVGSSAALALRGMGLSVTLLDKGFCGAQASGVNYGGVRRQGRPPEQLPLSQRAHAIWPQLARLIGIDGEFLRSGHLKLARSAADMASLERYAAEVAPFALDLELIGHNQLRERFGIAGGVIGGSFCPGDGHANPRLVATAFAGAARRAGAEVLENTKVTGVTRTFEGFALEAGDVAVKARTVINSAGAWADNFARAFGEPVPLERTYPSMVVTEPLDPFLGVNVGIEGGGIYARQVTRGNVVVGGERAAPLDDPDYSRPRSDGVLAIMQRASELFGPLRHAQAIRFWSGTEATMPDRNPVIGPSATTPGLIHAFGFSGAGFQIAPGVGEVLAELVRDGRTSTPIDAFAITRFPPASQPDDALSSR; translated from the coding sequence ATGACCCGGCGCATTGACTGCGATGTCGCGATCATCGGCGGCGGCCTGGTGGGCAGTTCGGCGGCGCTGGCGTTGCGCGGCATGGGTCTCTCGGTCACGCTGCTCGACAAGGGCTTTTGCGGCGCGCAGGCAAGCGGTGTGAACTACGGCGGCGTGCGCCGGCAGGGGCGCCCGCCCGAGCAACTGCCGCTGTCACAGCGCGCGCATGCGATCTGGCCGCAGCTCGCTCGGCTGATCGGCATCGACGGCGAGTTTCTGCGCTCGGGCCATCTCAAACTCGCCCGCAGCGCCGCTGACATGGCGAGCCTGGAGCGCTATGCCGCGGAGGTCGCCCCGTTCGCGCTCGATCTCGAATTGATCGGGCACAATCAGCTGCGCGAGCGCTTCGGCATCGCAGGCGGCGTGATCGGCGGCTCGTTCTGTCCTGGTGATGGTCATGCCAATCCGCGGCTGGTCGCGACTGCGTTCGCCGGGGCGGCGCGTCGCGCCGGCGCCGAGGTGCTGGAGAATACGAAGGTCACGGGCGTCACCAGGACATTCGAGGGCTTTGCGCTGGAGGCCGGCGATGTCGCCGTGAAGGCGCGCACCGTCATCAACAGCGCCGGGGCCTGGGCGGACAATTTTGCCCGCGCGTTCGGCGAGCCGGTGCCGCTGGAGCGCACCTATCCGTCGATGGTCGTGACCGAGCCGCTCGATCCGTTTCTCGGCGTCAACGTCGGTATCGAGGGGGGAGGCATCTATGCGCGGCAGGTGACGCGTGGCAATGTCGTTGTGGGCGGCGAGCGCGCCGCGCCGCTCGATGACCCCGACTATTCGCGCCCGCGCAGCGACGGTGTCCTCGCGATCATGCAGCGTGCCAGCGAGTTGTTCGGGCCACTGCGCCACGCGCAGGCGATCCGGTTCTGGAGCGGCACCGAGGCGACGATGCCCGACCGCAATCCGGTGATCGGGCCGAGCGCAACGACGCCGGGCCTCATCCATGCCTTCGGCTTCTCCGGCGCTGGCTTCCAGATCGCACCGGGGGTCGGCGAGGTCCTGGCCGAGCTCGTGCGCGACGGCCGGACCTCCACCCCCATCGACGCATTCGCGATCACCCGTTTTCCACCCGCATCGCAGCCGGACGATGCTCTCAGCAGCAGATGA
- a CDS encoding ABC transporter ATP-binding protein, which translates to MGFLTLEGLTRLYGDVAAVSDVHLSVAKGEFISLLGPSGCGKTTTLQMIAGLVQPTSGRITLDGRDITQEKPDRGGLGIVFQSYALFPHMTVAQNVSFGLEMRKVIRAERETRVKQALALVQLSALADRYPRQLSGGQRQRVAVARALVIDPPVLLLDEPLSNLDAKLREEMQFELRGIQQRVGTTTIMVTHDQSEALSMSDRVVVMEKGRIMQVDAPYRLYENPATPFISSFVGKMNRLPGVWRHGGVEISGRVLPCEGADLADGAAAVLAIRPEKISLRPRGAGVLDGQIKARFFLGGSWYFTVETPAGLIGVSLPNAGEEPAREADQVGLDWSSASARASKPDGAHPT; encoded by the coding sequence ATGGGTTTCCTGACGCTGGAAGGTCTAACCAGGCTCTACGGGGATGTCGCTGCGGTCAGCGACGTCCATCTCAGCGTCGCCAAAGGTGAGTTCATTTCGCTGCTCGGTCCCTCCGGCTGCGGCAAGACCACGACCCTGCAGATGATCGCCGGCCTCGTCCAGCCGACGTCCGGGCGCATCACGCTCGACGGCCGCGACATCACCCAGGAGAAGCCGGACCGCGGCGGGCTCGGCATCGTGTTCCAGAGCTACGCGCTGTTTCCGCATATGACCGTGGCGCAAAACGTGTCGTTCGGGCTCGAAATGCGCAAGGTGATCAGGGCGGAGCGCGAGACGCGCGTTAAGCAAGCGCTCGCACTCGTGCAGCTCTCGGCGCTCGCCGACCGCTATCCGCGCCAGCTCTCCGGCGGCCAGCGGCAGCGCGTCGCAGTGGCACGCGCGCTCGTGATCGATCCGCCGGTGCTGCTGCTCGACGAGCCCTTGTCCAATCTCGATGCCAAGCTGCGCGAGGAAATGCAGTTCGAGCTGCGCGGCATCCAGCAGCGCGTCGGCACCACCACGATCATGGTGACGCACGACCAGAGCGAGGCGCTGTCGATGAGCGACCGCGTCGTGGTCATGGAGAAGGGGCGTATCATGCAGGTCGATGCGCCCTACCGGCTGTATGAAAATCCCGCCACGCCGTTCATCTCCTCCTTCGTCGGCAAGATGAACCGTCTGCCCGGCGTCTGGCGCCACGGCGGCGTCGAGATCAGCGGCCGCGTGCTGCCTTGTGAGGGCGCTGATCTCGCCGATGGCGCTGCTGCCGTGCTGGCGATCAGGCCGGAGAAGATCAGCCTCAGGCCGCGGGGCGCAGGTGTTCTCGACGGCCAGATCAAGGCTCGCTTCTTTCTCGGCGGCTCCTGGTACTTCACGGTCGAGACGCCGGCCGGGCTGATCGGCGTGTCCCTGCCCAATGCAGGCGAGGAGCCGGCGCGCGAGGCCGATCAGGTCGGCCTCGATTGGAGTAGTGCAAGTGCGCGTGCGTCGAAGCCGGACGGAGCGCATCCCACATGA
- a CDS encoding ABC transporter substrate-binding protein has protein sequence MIDVRAALGSALLFVLGTASVHAETRTLYVGMNGGNFERTYTQAVFPDFEKANDVKIVVVPGTSSEILAKALAAKDKPQMHVMFLDDGVMIRAAGLGLCEKLKPSEGLAQLEPFARLKDDIAAGIDIGMTGLAYNKKLFDEKGWPAPTSWLDLADPKYKDKVVFQSASVSTFGLHAFLMFNRINGGSEANVEPGFKAFSDTIGKNVLEYIPNSAKISEMVQTGEAAIFPLTPTAVSNLKEKGIPAEYAQPREGSVVLMVAECVIANNPDAELAQKLAAYLLSPEAQAKALAAGNIVPSNTTAKATTPAAEQKLATFHTYMKSAITLDWDVINAKRPEWNTRWNRMIER, from the coding sequence ATGATCGACGTCCGCGCCGCGCTCGGCTCAGCCCTCTTGTTCGTGCTCGGCACCGCCTCCGTGCACGCCGAGACCAGGACGCTCTATGTCGGCATGAACGGCGGCAATTTCGAGCGCACCTATACCCAGGCGGTATTTCCGGATTTCGAGAAGGCCAACGACGTCAAGATCGTCGTCGTGCCCGGCACGTCGTCGGAGATTCTCGCCAAGGCGCTCGCCGCCAAGGACAAGCCGCAGATGCACGTCATGTTTCTCGACGATGGCGTGATGATCCGCGCCGCTGGACTCGGCCTATGCGAGAAGCTGAAGCCGAGCGAGGGGCTCGCGCAGCTCGAGCCGTTCGCGCGGCTCAAGGACGACATCGCCGCCGGCATCGACATCGGCATGACCGGGCTCGCCTACAACAAGAAGCTGTTCGACGAGAAGGGGTGGCCCGCGCCGACCTCGTGGCTCGATCTCGCCGATCCCAAATACAAGGACAAGGTTGTGTTCCAGTCGGCCTCGGTCTCGACCTTCGGCCTGCACGCCTTCCTGATGTTCAATCGTATCAATGGTGGCAGCGAAGCCAATGTCGAGCCGGGCTTCAAGGCATTCTCCGACACGATCGGCAAGAACGTTCTCGAATACATTCCGAACTCAGCGAAGATCTCGGAGATGGTGCAGACCGGGGAGGCCGCGATCTTCCCGCTGACGCCGACGGCGGTGTCGAACTTGAAGGAGAAGGGCATCCCGGCGGAGTATGCGCAGCCCAGGGAAGGCTCCGTCGTGCTGATGGTCGCCGAGTGCGTGATTGCGAACAATCCGGACGCCGAGCTGGCGCAGAAGCTGGCGGCTTATCTGCTCTCGCCGGAGGCGCAGGCGAAGGCACTGGCGGCTGGCAACATCGTGCCGTCCAATACGACGGCTAAGGCCACCACGCCCGCCGCCGAGCAGAAGCTCGCCACCTTCCACACTTATATGAAGAGCGCGATCACGCTCGACTGGGACGTGATCAACGCCAAGCGGCCGGAATGGAATACGCGCTGGAACAGGATGATCGAGCGGTGA
- the pdxR gene encoding MocR-like pyridoxine biosynthesis transcription factor PdxR encodes MTKQATTSRRRRDDVLALPIRLDRTLRSQPQQVHGALRAGIIDGLLTPGLRLPSTRGLAEQLGVRRNAIVAAYEQLLSDGLVEARHGAGTYVAAELPAQPPAAPASNLDIRIPPRRPFALGCTLVDPVLLKRLAAASRRRIAQASPDELGYGDPRGSLHLRTQVAHYLAANRGVRCDPSCILIVSGTQHGLRLCIDALLVPGDAVWFEDPGYVASRYTLRTTGARLVPVPVDGEGIVVTSGEKADATAKAAYVTPSHQFPTGVAMSMARRIALLDWARRAGAYIFEDDYDSEYRFAGPPLTALAGIGAERVIYLGTFGKTLFAGLRLGYVVVPPPLVARVVAARAAQDRFPPVFMQDALADLMADGVIAAHMRRMRPRYRQARDVVAEALAAQARGCLHLAAPAQGLHLLATLPPGAPKGAAKLIRERAGIECRLLSDARIVQRGPDGFILGYSGFAAKDLADAAGRLGRAAQEVLRELQPSGIQKA; translated from the coding sequence ATGACAAAACAGGCAACCACTTCGAGGCGCAGGCGCGACGATGTCCTGGCACTGCCGATCCGGCTCGACCGCACCCTGCGCAGCCAGCCGCAGCAGGTGCACGGCGCGCTGCGCGCCGGCATCATCGACGGGCTGCTCACGCCCGGTCTGCGGCTGCCATCGACGCGCGGACTCGCCGAGCAGCTCGGCGTTCGCCGGAACGCCATCGTGGCGGCCTACGAGCAGCTGTTGTCGGATGGGCTGGTCGAGGCGCGGCATGGCGCCGGCACCTATGTCGCCGCCGAGTTGCCGGCACAGCCGCCGGCTGCGCCGGCCAGCAATCTGGACATTCGAATCCCGCCGCGCCGACCCTTCGCGCTGGGCTGCACGCTGGTCGATCCGGTGCTTCTGAAGCGGCTCGCAGCGGCAAGCAGGCGCCGCATCGCGCAGGCCTCGCCCGATGAACTCGGCTACGGCGATCCGCGCGGCAGCCTGCATCTGCGGACGCAGGTCGCGCATTATCTCGCCGCCAATCGTGGCGTGCGCTGTGATCCCAGCTGTATCCTCATCGTGAGCGGCACCCAGCACGGATTGCGGCTGTGCATCGACGCGCTGCTGGTCCCGGGCGATGCCGTCTGGTTCGAGGATCCCGGCTATGTCGCCTCGCGCTACACTTTGCGCACCACCGGCGCCAGGCTGGTGCCGGTGCCGGTCGACGGCGAAGGCATCGTGGTCACGTCAGGTGAGAAGGCCGACGCGACGGCGAAGGCAGCCTATGTCACGCCATCGCACCAGTTTCCAACCGGCGTTGCGATGAGCATGGCGCGCCGCATCGCACTGTTGGACTGGGCGCGCAGGGCGGGCGCCTACATCTTCGAGGATGATTACGACAGCGAGTACCGTTTCGCCGGGCCGCCGCTCACGGCGCTGGCCGGCATCGGCGCCGAGCGCGTGATCTATCTCGGCACCTTCGGCAAGACGCTGTTTGCGGGACTGCGGCTCGGCTATGTCGTGGTGCCGCCGCCGCTCGTGGCGCGCGTCGTTGCCGCGCGCGCCGCGCAGGATCGCTTTCCGCCGGTCTTCATGCAGGACGCGCTCGCCGACCTCATGGCCGATGGCGTGATCGCGGCCCACATGCGACGGATGCGCCCGCGCTATCGGCAGGCGCGCGACGTCGTTGCGGAGGCGCTTGCCGCGCAAGCCAGGGGATGTCTCCACCTCGCGGCACCCGCGCAAGGACTGCATCTCCTGGCGACGTTGCCGCCAGGCGCGCCGAAAGGCGCGGCGAAGCTGATCCGCGAGCGCGCCGGGATCGAATGCCGGCTGTTGTCGGATGCGCGCATCGTGCAGCGCGGGCCCGACGGTTTCATCCTGGGGTATTCGGGCTTTGCGGCGAAGGATCTCGCGGATGCCGCCGGGCGGCTCGGACGCGCCGCGCAGGAGGTCCTGCGCGAGTTGCAGCCGTCGGGAATTCAGAAAGCATAG
- a CDS encoding (2Fe-2S)-binding protein codes for MPLLHRLVRKESPAISFLIDGEPCEGRAGDTVLTAVLCQVERLRDSEFSGAPRAGFCQMGACQDCWVQLAGGDRLRACTTPLVEGMHIITRPGRGHG; via the coding sequence ATGCCGCTGCTTCACCGTCTCGTCCGCAAGGAGAGTCCCGCGATCTCGTTCCTGATCGACGGCGAGCCGTGCGAGGGCCGCGCCGGCGACACCGTGCTGACGGCCGTGCTCTGCCAGGTCGAGCGGCTGCGCGACAGTGAATTCTCCGGCGCGCCGCGCGCCGGCTTCTGCCAGATGGGCGCCTGCCAGGATTGCTGGGTGCAGCTCGCCGGCGGCGACCGGCTGCGCGCCTGCACGACGCCTCTCGTCGAGGGCATGCATATCATCACGCGACCAGGGCGCGGCCATGGCTGA
- a CDS encoding ABC transporter permease: MRHNGPIALMFHALVVGFVLAPLVVICLVAFTPANTLTLPTAQFSLRWFTAVFAHPDFVASFVNSLWVAAIAATIAVVLAVAAGLALDRYDFRGRAALNALFLSPLMIPHLVLGVALLRLFALLGATGSFLWLTAGHIVVVTPYVLRLVLAALSGLDRSAEQAAVTLGASSWIVFRRITVPMILPGISGGWLLAFINSFDELTMSIFITSPATVTLPVRMYMYATESIDPMMAAVSALMIAVTAVAMLLLDRIFGLDKILIGQG, translated from the coding sequence ATGCGCCACAATGGTCCGATCGCGCTGATGTTCCACGCCCTGGTGGTCGGCTTCGTGCTGGCGCCGCTGGTCGTGATCTGCCTCGTCGCGTTCACGCCGGCCAACACGCTCACTCTGCCGACCGCGCAATTCTCGTTGCGCTGGTTCACCGCGGTGTTCGCGCATCCGGATTTCGTCGCCTCCTTTGTCAACAGCCTGTGGGTGGCGGCCATCGCCGCGACCATCGCGGTCGTGCTCGCGGTCGCCGCCGGCCTTGCGCTCGACCGCTACGATTTCCGCGGCCGCGCGGCGCTGAACGCGCTGTTCCTGTCGCCCTTGATGATCCCGCATCTCGTGCTCGGCGTCGCCTTGCTCAGGCTGTTCGCACTGCTCGGCGCCACCGGCAGCTTCCTCTGGCTGACCGCGGGCCACATCGTCGTGGTCACGCCCTATGTGTTGCGCCTGGTGCTGGCGGCGTTGTCTGGCCTCGATCGCAGCGCCGAGCAGGCTGCGGTGACGCTCGGTGCGTCCAGCTGGATCGTGTTCCGTCGCATCACCGTGCCGATGATCCTGCCCGGCATCAGCGGCGGCTGGCTGCTCGCCTTCATCAACTCCTTCGACGAGCTCACGATGTCGATCTTCATCACCTCGCCCGCCACCGTCACCCTGCCGGTGCGCATGTACATGTATGCGACCGAGTCGATCGATCCGATGATGGCCGCGGTGTCGGCGCTGATGATCGCGGTGACGGCGGTCGCGATGCTGCTGCTCGACCGCATCTTTGGTCTCGACAAGATCCTGATCGGGCAGGGGTGA
- a CDS encoding FAD-binding oxidoreductase/lyase encodes MAERAPPLILGAGPAGIRAAMTLVAAGLRPIVVDESHAGGGQIYRQPLIADGRGAKARYDSEAAKAMRLHRDFAALGTDIDYRPNTLLWNLRDGAADIISDGVSRTYQL; translated from the coding sequence ATGGCTGAGCGCGCGCCTCCGCTGATCCTGGGCGCCGGCCCGGCCGGCATCCGCGCCGCGATGACATTGGTCGCGGCTGGCCTGCGGCCGATCGTGGTCGATGAGAGCCATGCCGGCGGCGGCCAGATCTATCGCCAGCCGCTGATTGCCGACGGCCGCGGCGCCAAGGCGCGCTACGACTCCGAAGCGGCGAAGGCCATGCGGCTGCATCGCGACTTCGCAGCACTCGGCACCGACATCGACTATCGGCCAAATACGCTGTTGTGGAATTTGCGCGATGGCGCGGCCGATATCATCAGCGACGGCGTCAGCCGGACGTATCAGCTATGA
- a CDS encoding ABC transporter permease → MSGARPSTTPWLLAAPGALLFIALVVVPLALTLILSFHVYDAATGVKDAYTLAHYAAILSDSYFLNIFWRTLRLAALTTLICAAIGAPEAYILARMREPWRSIFLLAIIGPLLVSVVVRAFGWSMLLGLTGLVNEAFRTLGLGTMKILYTETAIVIALVHVMLPFMVIPVWTSLQKLDPMVEAAAWTLGASRFTALRRVVMPQVTMGLLSGSLVVFGLSASAFAIPALLGGRRLKMAATLVYDEYMHELNWPLGAAIAILVLVINLVFMLAYQRVVEARAKRTLG, encoded by the coding sequence ATGAGCGGCGCGCGCCCCAGCACGACGCCATGGCTGCTGGCGGCGCCCGGCGCGCTGCTGTTCATCGCGCTGGTCGTCGTTCCGCTCGCGCTCACCCTGATACTGTCGTTCCACGTCTATGATGCGGCGACCGGCGTCAAGGATGCCTATACGCTCGCGCATTACGCAGCGATCCTCTCCGACAGCTACTTCCTCAACATCTTCTGGCGCACCTTGCGTCTCGCGGCGCTGACGACCTTGATCTGTGCCGCGATCGGCGCGCCCGAGGCCTACATCCTGGCGCGCATGCGCGAGCCCTGGCGCTCCATCTTCCTGCTCGCGATCATCGGCCCGCTGCTGGTGTCGGTGGTGGTGCGCGCCTTCGGCTGGAGCATGCTGCTCGGCCTCACGGGACTGGTGAACGAGGCGTTCCGCACGCTCGGCTTGGGCACGATGAAGATCCTCTACACCGAGACCGCCATCGTCATCGCGCTGGTCCATGTGATGCTGCCGTTCATGGTCATTCCGGTCTGGACCTCGCTGCAGAAGCTCGATCCGATGGTGGAAGCCGCGGCATGGACGCTCGGCGCCTCGCGCTTCACGGCGCTTCGCCGCGTGGTCATGCCGCAGGTCACGATGGGCCTGCTGTCGGGCAGCCTGGTCGTGTTCGGACTGTCCGCATCCGCCTTCGCGATCCCCGCGCTGCTCGGCGGCCGCCGGCTGAAGATGGCGGCGACGCTGGTCTATGACGAATACATGCACGAGCTGAACTGGCCGCTAGGTGCGGCCATCGCGATCCTCGTGCTGGTCATCAATCTCGTCTTCATGCTGGCCTATCAGCGCGTCGTCGAGGCGCGCGCCAAGCGGACATTGGGGTGA
- a CDS encoding pyridoxamine 5'-phosphate oxidase family protein, whose translation MSEQQVASYPVDDTNRVKRRHQRAHYDHATVHALLDSAALCHVSYVIDGQPYCTPTLYWREGTTLYWHGSSASRMLRNLSEGQPACLTVAHLDALVLARSAFHHSADYRSVMAFGHARLIEDQAEKARALVMMVDRLFPGRTAGLRPTTDQELKATAVVTMEIEKASAKIRAAGVIDDEEDYALPVYAERIPVRSVLGAAEPCGRLMPGLARPATLSGFSAGRLLDEALTESYAMSYPAG comes from the coding sequence ATGTCCGAGCAACAGGTGGCGAGCTACCCCGTCGACGATACCAATCGCGTCAAGCGGCGGCATCAGCGCGCCCACTACGATCATGCAACGGTGCATGCACTGCTCGACTCCGCCGCGCTGTGCCACGTTTCCTACGTCATCGACGGCCAGCCTTATTGCACGCCGACCCTCTATTGGCGCGAGGGCACGACGCTGTACTGGCACGGTTCGAGCGCCAGCCGCATGCTGCGCAATCTGTCCGAAGGCCAGCCGGCCTGCCTCACCGTGGCCCATCTCGACGCGCTGGTGCTGGCGCGCAGCGCCTTCCACCACTCCGCCGACTATCGCTCGGTGATGGCGTTCGGCCATGCCAGGCTGATCGAGGATCAGGCCGAGAAGGCACGCGCGCTCGTGATGATGGTCGACCGCTTGTTTCCCGGCCGCACCGCCGGCTTGCGACCGACGACGGATCAGGAGCTCAAGGCGACTGCTGTCGTCACGATGGAGATCGAGAAGGCTTCGGCCAAGATCCGCGCTGCCGGCGTCATCGACGACGAAGAAGACTACGCGTTGCCTGTTTATGCCGAGCGCATACCCGTGCGCTCCGTGCTGGGCGCAGCGGAGCCGTGCGGGCGGCTAATGCCTGGCCTCGCACGTCCAGCGACGCTGTCCGGCTTCAGCGCCGGACGCCTACTCGACGAGGCGCTGACGGAGTCCTATGCGATGAGCTATCCCGCGGGATAA